GCAGGTGACCATCGAGGATGCGGTCAGGGCGGATGAGTTATTCACCATCCTCATGGGTGACGAGGTTCAACCCAGGCGAGAATTCATCATCACCCATGCTAAAGAAGTCGAGAATCTGGATGTGTAGGTGGTCGAAATGGAAGGTGCAGAAGTTAAAGAGCCGCCCGCCCTGGAGAGGAAAGCGGTGGTTAACCGCCCTATCGAGAAGGAGATGGAGAAGTGCTACATTGATTATGCCATGAGCGTGATCGTCTCCCGAGCTCTACCAGATGTCAGGGACGGATTGAAACCGGTCCATCGCCGCATCCTTTACTCCATGTACGATTCGGGCATCACCTCAGGGAAACCTTATAAAAAGAGCGCCAGGGTGGTGGGTAACGTTCTGGGTCAATTCCATCCTCATGGAGATATGGCAGTGTATGACGCCTTGGTGCGCCTGGCCCAACCTTTCTCGATGAGATATGTGTTGGTGGATGGGCAAGGGAATTTTGGGTCCATCGACGGTGATGCCGCTGCGGCTATGCGTTACACTGAATGCCGCTTGAACAAGCTCGCAGAGGAGATGTTGGTGGACCTGGAGAAGGACACCGTGGATTGGGTAGATAATTTCGACAGCAGCCTCAAAGAGCCATCAGTTCTTCCTGCCAAGCTTCCTAACCTGCTGATAAATGGCACATCAGGAATCGCCGTGGGCATGGCGACCAACATCCCTCCTCATAACCTGAGGGAGGTAGTGGATGCTCTCACTGCCCTTATCGACAGGCCTGATATGGAAGTAAATGAGCTAATGCAGTACATCAAAGGTCCTGACTTCCCTACTGGTGGCATAATCTACGGGATGAATGGAATATTGGAGGCGTATTCCACTGGTAAAGGCCGTCTTAAGGTCAGAGCCAAGACCAAGATTGAGGAGAAGAATGGTAAAAAGAGCATAGTTGTGACCGAGATACCTTATCAGGTGAACAAGTCCACTCTCCTAGAGGGCATTGCCCAGCTAATCAAGGACAAGAAGGTGGAAGGCATCACCGATCTAAGGGACGAGAGCGACCGTGACGGTATGCGCATAGTCATGGACCTGCGCCGCGATGCGATGGAGGAGATAGTCCTCAATCAGCTATTCCAACACTCTGCGCTAGAGGTCACTTTTGGGGTCATCAACCTCGCCCTGGTGAACAATGAACCCAAGGTATTGACTCTGAAGGAGACGCTGCAACACCATCTGAATTACCGCAAGGAAGTAGTTACACGGCGCACTCGCTATGAGTTAAAGGAGGCGCAGAAGCGCCATCACATCCTTCAGGGGCTTATAAAGGCAGTTGATTCCTTGGATGAGACCATAGCTATTATCCGTTCCGCCCAGTCCACTGAAGAGGCCAGAGACGGGCTCATGGCCCGCTTTCAGCTCGATGAGGAACAGGCCAAGGCCATCTTGGAAATGCGATTGCAGAAGCTAACAGGGCTGGAGTTGGAGGCATTACATAAAGAATTCACCGACGTAGTTGAATTAATGCGGAAGCTGGAGGAGATATTGGCCTCAGAGCAGAAGATAATGAGCATCATACGCTCCGAGCTGCTTGAGCTTAAGGAGAAGTATGGTGATGACAGGAGAACGGAAATAATTCCATACGCGCAGGATCTGGACGAGGAAGATCTGATTCCCATCGAGGACATGGTGGTCATGATCACTTCCGATGGCTATGTAAAGCGCATTCCCTTATCCACGTACAAACAGCAGAGGAGAGGTGGTATGGGGCTCATGGGCATGGAGACCAAGGAGGAGGATCACGTCACTGACCTCTTCGTTTCCAGCACTCATGACGATATCATGTTCTTCACTAACAAGGGGAAGATGTTCCTGCTCAAGACTTATAAAATTCCTGTAGGGCAGAGGCATTCTAAGGGAAAGCCGATTGTCAATCTGCTTCCTCATTTGGAGGAAGGAGAGAAGGTAATTGACAAGGCGCCGGTGAAAAAGTTCTCCGAAGACCTCTTTGTGGTATTTGCCACCAAGCAAGGTATGATCAAGAAGACGCGCTTAGATGCTTATAAGAATGTGCGCTCAAATGGTATTATTGCATTGGGCCTGAACGAAGGCGATGAACTCATAGATACCAAAGTAACAGATGATAACAAGGAAGTCATCCTGGCCACAAGGGATGGTCGTGCCATCCGCTTTGACCTGAAATATGACCCGGAAAAAGGAACTGGGGTTAGGCCGATGGGTCGTCCTGCCACAGGGGTCATTGGCATACGCCTGCGAGAAGGTGATGAAGTGGTTAGCATGGCCCTGGTAACACCTGAGTCAAGGCTGCTCACGGTGACTGAGAAAGGTTATGGCAAGGTCTCTGTGGTGGGTAAACCCTCCTCCGTAGAGGAAGAGGACGAGGATGAAGGAGAAGAGGAGGAGACAGAGGAGGAGCAGGAGCGGGATACCTTCCGCAAGACCCATCGCGGAGGAAAAGGGATCAAGGCCATCAGGGTAACTGAGAAGAACGGTAAAGTAGTGGCTGTGCTGGCCGTTTCTGAGGAAGATGACATCTTAATCGCCTCCGACCGTGGAAACGTCATACGCACAAGCGTATCCGAATTCCGCGTCACGGGAAGGGTCACCATGGGCGTCCGGGCCAAACGCTTGGAGGAAGGAGAGAAGGTCATAGCTGTAGAGAGGCTTGTAGGCGAACATGAGAGGGCGACTGTGGCAGCTACGGATGCCAGAGAGGATGACAGCATGTTTCCCACCGATACCATTTCGGAGAGCGAAGACACCAATGGTGAATGACATGTCGATGTATGATTATCACCAGCTGATTCAACTCCCAAAAAGTTTTATAATGCTAGACCTGATTGAATTCTCATCCATCAGCGGTGCGCATCATGTTCAAGAACTCGATACCAGGCCTCGAGAAGGTATTTCGCACTGACATCGAGGCTCCCAAAGTGGTTCTAGTCACTGGACCTCCCGGCTCTATGAAGACAAGCTTCTGCTATTCAGTAATGTCCTCCTACCTAGAGAGAACAAAAGAGTTCGGACTCTATGTGACTCTGGAGGAGAGCGGGGAGTCGCACTTGCGCAATATGCGCTCATTAGGCATGAAGCTCTCCCCTAATCTGGAAATATCAGACTTCACTGACTTAAGGGAGCTTGATGAGATCGTGGAGGTAGATAATCCCACGGATTATGTACAGTTCGTGGAACAAATGCTCACGTATTATAAGAAGAAACATGGGGACAAGTTCACCGTCTTCACCTTGGATTCGTTAGGGGCCTTATACTCTTTGATGGAAAACTCTACAGGCATGAGGAAGCGCATGTTCTATTTCTTTAAGGCCTTGAGGGACCTGAACCTTATTTCCTTCATTGTGATGGAGCGCGCGCCTGGCTCTCCCTCAGATTTATTAGGAAATGAGGGCTTTCTGGTAGATGGTATCATTGAGATGGGACTCGATCGCTCGAAGGGGAAGATGGCGCGGTATATGAGAGTGGAGAAGATGCGCGCCTGCGAGCACTCCATGGAAAGGCACACCGTTGAGGTGAGTCCTGGTGCAGGCATGACCATACTTGGTCCCACAATGACTTAGGTCGACCACTTTGAATATGATTTACGAATCTGGAAATACTGGAAAAGGATTAATAGTGTGTTCCGTCAATTTCTGGCACGCTCTACAAAATAATCGTTGAGCTCATTGGAGGGGTAGATCTGTCCGGCGACAGTGTTCCGATCTGGCAGGTAATCGAGGAATTCAAAGAGAAGATAAAGGCGCAGGAAGCGGAGATAAAGAAGCGCAAGGACGAGCTCGACGCGGTGGAGGCGACACTGCGCCAACGCGCCGATTCCCTGGACAAACGGGAGGAAAAGCTCATATTACGTGAGAAAGAGGTCGAAGCCAGAGATGCCGAACTCAAGCCGAGGGAGATGAATGTCGCCAAGAAAGAGAAGGATTTGATTATGCTGGAAACTTCTTTGCGAGAGCTCCAGGATGAGATCAATATGGCCCGCATCACGATTGAGAAAAGGGATAAGGAACTTACGGAAAAGGAAGCTGAATTACTTCGCCTTTCAGAGTTATCCTCTCAATACGAAGCAGCGATTAAGGAATATGCAGCCAAGTATCAAGCTTTAGAAGAGAAGATGCTCTCCGAGGAGAGGAATTTGGCCAAAATCCTCGATGAATTATCGAGCCGGCGCGAAGAGATGCTGGTTAAGATAAAGGCGCTGCAAGAGCAAGAGGATCTGCTGGCAGAGAGCAAGCGCTTGGTGATGGAGGAGCAGAGAAGATTCGTGGATTGGGAGAGGAAGCTGAACGATAGGGAGGCAGAGCTAGCAAGAAGGGAGAGGACATTGGAGAAAGCTTCAAGCATCGCTAAAATGGAAGCCTCCTCGGAACCTCAACCTATCTGGCAGCAACCGACTTCATCAGAAAAGACTGGGGATAAGGCAGAAGTTGTAAACCAAACCGCAGCTGTAAAGGAAGTTGAAACATCTATAGTGGAGAGCGAGGAATCGGGCCTAGCCGAGATTTTCTGCCCTGAATGCCGCACCATCGTCAGCGCTTCCGCGGATTCTTGTTATGCTTGCGGGGCTGACCTGAAGAATCCAAAGCCCAAGGAACCCACAGTATCAGAGCCAAAGGCACAGCCCGTGCAGGAAAAGGCAGAGGAGAAGGTCGAACAGAAAGAGGAGCTAAAGCCTTTGGAGCCCAAGCCAGAGGAAAAGCGGAGCGAGGAGGAGCGCAAGGAGACCGAGGGGAAGAAATCGGTGTCCATTCGCAAAATCATCAAACGCAAGTGAGTTCATATCGATACTGGCTAAACTGATTCGATGCTATGGATGCGCTTGATGCATCTGTTTTTATCATCGATCTTTAGGTAGCGTTTTTCTGACTCTAAGAATTCAAAAAATACGACTTGTAAACGAATCTATTTATAGCCAGACTTTGCTTATTTCTGCAGGTGGAACCTCGAGTTAGGTGGGTGTCGCATGAGCAGTTCCATTGAGAATAGGATAATTAGCTTTGCAATTGTATGGTGTCTAGTGACTTCTCTGTTCGCCGGACTTCTAATAGTCGTCCCTGAAGAGAGTGAGGCTGCATTGCCCTCCATTCTGCCGAATGGGGATGTGATCATTGGCTCAGATTATGAGTTCAGTACTTGGCCGATAAATCCTAATCTTAACGGCGCTGAGATTAAGATGAGAGGAAATCTTACCATTCGATCCGGCGGTATTGTAACAATAAATGATGGTACGCTGAGCTTTGCCCAAGATATTGGTATGGATCGCATCCCTGGGACCGCTGACGATCATGTGTACAAATTAATAATAGAAGACGGCGGTCGACTTATCCTGAATCGTGCCACCCTTACCACCCATCTAGATACCATCTTCAACTATCCTAGCCTGGGTGTGCTGGTTCGCAACGGTGGGGTTCTTCAAGCCACCGACTCCGTGCTCAAATTCCCAGGTCATATTGTGGTGGATTCGTCTCAATTAGTATTGACGGATAGCGTGGTGACGGGACACTTATCAACCGACATAAGCAAATATTGTATCCCAAGCTATTTCCCATCCGATTTTTTCGATGACTCGGCTGTGATTCTATCGGTCTCTAGCACCTGCACTTTGATGAACTCGAGAGTAGAGCGCATCTATGAAAATTCGAGCGTGCCTCTCCCGCCAAGCACGTATAATCACAACTATCCCTTCGCCTCTGATGATGCTACGAGGAATCTCGTGCAGTACACCTTATCCAGAAATGTTAATTCCTTTACCGCGGCCAATACTGCCATGGGCCCTTTGGTGAATATAACCATGGATGACAGCAGGTATGTGATGGTAGGGCCTGGTCAGACCCTTTCTTTGGGGTCTGTGGCCATCGATGGATTGGTATTCCCCGCGTCAACAAGCTATTCCATCACCATGCATGTTAAATATAAGACCGATTTAGGCTATGACGGAACATCATACTTCTTATGGAGCTATGAGAACGGTGCCTTAACGACCACAACCATCCAGCCTCGTGACACACACCTCTCATATGATCCTAATGTGAACATCGAGGCCGTGGAATCATTCGCTATGCCAGCTATGTCCTCCGCCGATTTGAGGAATCTAAACATCAGTTTCTCCAACAACGCTGTCAGTTCGCCGGGCTTCGTTTATATCAACAGGGTATGGTTCGACATCACCTTCTCTCTACCTACTTATCGCAACATCACCATGGCAGGTTCGAGCAGCCTTATTGCCCTGGATACTTATCTGGACGTTGATTTCAACAACGATCGCATAGCTCACAATCAGCTGAATGTGAGAGATGCGTCAAATGCCTATTTGTATGGTGTGTGGGGGGATGTTGAAGAAGAGGACATCGAATATGAGCGCGTACCTGCTTACTTTATCTCCTCAGGCACAACTTCTGCTTATCCTATTTCTAAAGGAACTCTTGACAACACTACCTCCTCCTTGGCCACACTCAGGAGCGTGGATGGAGTATACTATGATGTGGCAGCCAATCAGGTAATGGCACTTGAGAACTTCAACGTAGGAGACATAAGCGGACCGTTATCAGCTGTCACCTTGACTGTATCTGTGAGAGTTGCAGCTGGCTATGTCGTTGATCAATATGTAAAATGGGGGACTTCATGGAGTTTGTTGTATAATACTAGCATTAGACCATCTTCAACTACTTTAACAACGTATAATTTTGATTTATATTCGGCAGGAATCACAGACGTTTCGAAGCTGAATAACTTGAAGATTTCGTTTACAAACACCAGAGCACAATTGGTACAGTTTGACCGCATTGCGATAACAGTTGAAACTGGACCTGCCATATACGTTTACCGCTGGGCGGATGTGAACGCGGTAGATGAGCAGCAGCTTCCAATAAGTGGTGCATTCGTGAATGCCACTTTGTTGAGCAATGGTGGACAAGCCTATTATTATACCCCATCTGGAGTGTCCCCTGTACCGCCCTCTGAAGTGCTCAGCTATTTGAATAGAAATACTGAGAACTACAAGATAACGAATGAGTCGGGCTCCGTAATGCTGCCTCTACTTTCAGATATTCTGACCCGAACTGACCAGCTACCAAATCTGGTACCCATCCATGGTTACAATTTATTCATTAATTATACGAATGTCAGCTCCGTGTTCTATTCAGGCCAGGTAGCGATCTCATTCGACTCTTATCCCGCGATCGGAAAAGAAAATCAAACAAGGATAATTGAGTTCACCATGCCTGATTTGTACTTGGATAGGCCAGACCTGCAGATCAATTCCATGTCTGTAGCACCTTCCACAATCTTCGTGGATGACATCGCCACAATCTCGGTTCAAGTGCGGAACAACGGTCTCACAGGTGCTCGGAATGTTGTGGTAAACTTAACTGATTCGCTAAGCACTTGGACAGGTGAGCAGACGGTGGGCATAATTGGACCGGGGGCCACGGTGGAAGTGCAGTTCTCTTGGGTGGCTACGCCAGCAGGTATGCACACGATTACCGCCCGCGTGGATCCGAAGAATGTGGTTGCGGAAAGTAGCGAGGTGAACAATGAGAGGTCATTATCTTTCACCGTCTTGGCGAATCTGCCCGAGCTTTCAGTTACATCCACCGACATCTCTTTCACTCCGCAGCCAGCCTTTTCCAACAGTCCTGTGACCACGACGGTAGTGGTATCTAATGCATTGGGCAGAGCCGACGCCAAGGACGTCACTGTATCTTTCTACATCGGAGATCCCAGGACAAGCGGTCAGTTAATAGGAACGAATATAATTAACGTCACCAAAGGTGCAGCCAACACTACAAATTTCGTCTGGACCCCGACTGAAATAGGAACATACGACATTTATGTGCAAGTGAATGCTGGACAATCTCCAAAAGAATACTCTTATGCCAATAACCTGGCGAGCAGAGCGATAACCGTTGATTTATCTCTTATGGACACAGATTTGGTAGTGGACGACTCAAATGTAGTGACATTCTCAGGAGCTTCGTTTAGTCAGCGTGGCCGCGTGATAGTAATGGAGCAAGGAACTCTTATCATCCGGTCGGCCACATTCACTATGTTCGAGGATTATGATGGCCAATTCCAGATATACGTTATGGACCAAGGAAGATTGATAATCGAGGGAGCCACCCTGGCTACGACCAAATCGATTTGGATGTATGTGATGGAGGATGCGATCGTATGGGTCAACGATTCCTTGCTCTCTGATGGGTTGAAGATTAAACTGGACGGTTATTCGCAGTTCAGCATTGAGAGGTCAACTGTTCATGCTGAACTGGTCGCCCCGACTTCATCGAATTCGATACTCAGGGCATCTTCTACTACTTTCACCAAATCGCTATCCTCGTTCGGTGGCAAAGCCATCGCCTATTTGACAAGCGTTTCCACTCCTTCTTTGGTCGCCAAGGAGAACGCACTCATCTACCACTATCGCAACATAGAGGTGACGGTGGTAGACCTGGCCAACAATAGGATAGCTGGCGCTGAGGTGGTATTGCGTTACTATGTCAATAGGAGTGATGTCTCAGCCGCGGTGACAAACGTGGCGGGTGCGCTAAGGTTCGCAGCTCTGTGCGATGTGATAACCGCGACTGGTAGCATGTATCATGGCAGGTATGCCTTGAATGCTTCATACGCTTTCATGGCACGGACATATTACGCATCTGAGGCTGCAGTTTCCCTGTCTCCCTATTCTGCTCCCTTGTCTGTGAGCGATGCTAAAATAACTCTCGTCATTCAAGCGATTATACCGATAAGCGAGTGGGACATCATAGTAGATGATAATAATATAGTGGAATTGGAAGGAACCACCTTCAACCATCGTGGCCGGGTTATCGTTATGGATAACGGGGCGCTGAGGATCAGAAATGGTGGTTTAGCCATAGATCAAGACAGCAATTATCAATTCCAGATATTCGTCCAGGACAACGGGCGATTAGAACTGTACAAGGCCACCTTGAGCTCCGACTTCAATATTTGGCTGTATGCATCAGGGAATGCTGTAGTACGCATCGAGGAATCCACGGTTCATTCCTCAGTAATTATGAGACTTGACGGCTTATCCAAAGTGTACCTCCTGAACTCCACCATTGGCTCCGGCATCTCAGCTCCCTCAAGCTCATCTGCAAGAGTGTGGGCCTGGAATACTACTTTCCTAACTTCGTGGAACGCCTTCGGTGGTAATGCCGTAGCTTATCTTGTGAGCGTAAGAGTCCCAGCCTTGAGACCGATTGAGGGCGCACTTGTGCTCCACTATAGATGGGTAAAAGCGACAGTTTTAGATGGTAATAATTATGCCATTCCCAATGCCGTGGTCCAGATCCGCTTCTATGTCAATGGTACCCTATTCAGCTCGGTACGCGCATCAGCGGACGGCACGGTATTGTTCGCTGCGCTTTGCGATCGAATAGACGCCAACGGAGCAAACTACCTGGGTAACTATAGGTTGAATGCCACTTATTGGTTCCAAGGCACACCATACGAATCCAGCGTGGTTCCAGTTTCCCTAGCACCATATGCAGAGCCATTATCAGCGTTGAGCTATGTCAAATCGATTAGCATCCCTTCGGCTCTACCGGATTTGGATCCGCCAATCTTCGTTTCCAACTCGCAGCCATATCGCAACGAGAATGTTACCATAACCACTCATGTAACCAATGTGGGAGTAGTCGATGCTAACAATGTGATGGTACGCTTCAAAGATGGCACCAGTGTCATTTCCGATATTATAGTACCAAAGATATCGCCTGGGGAGACCGTTATCGTGAGTGTTGTTTGGAGGGCGAGTTATCCACTAGGTTTGCATAACATCTCGGTGGTCATCGATCCCTTGAATTTGATAAAAGAGCTCACCGTGGATGACAATACAAATTGGACCTTGGTCGAGGTGAGAGGAGTAGTAGACTTATACATTAGCGAGGTAGATGTTACTGTGACTCCAGCATCGCCTACTACTAACTCTTCAGCATCCATAACTGTGGTTGTGCACAATAGTGGTGACATCGCCGCAAGCAATGTCAATGTATCCTTCACCGACGTGATGCCGGGCGGTCAGCAAGTGCTAATAGGATACGCGTTGATTCCTACCGTCCCGGGCCTTGGGGGTACTGGAGCAGCGAGTGTTTCCTGGGTGCCAACAATACCGGGGAATCATGTCCTAATTATAAGGGTGAATGTGGGCATACCCCCCATTCCAGAGCAGATAACCTCTAACAACAACGTGTCCTATCCTGTCATAGTAAGGAACTACGCTGACCTAACTCCTAGCAGCATAACCTTCAGGCCTCTAACTGCTATCTACGTGGGGAATCAGGTCTTTGTCGATGCAGCCATAGCCAATATCGGTCAGACGGCTGCGGCCAATGTCGTGGTCAACTTCTGGGAGGGTTCCATCGGGACAGGCAGGCTATTCGATACCAAGACCATTAGCTCTGTGGCATCTGGTCAGACAGTCACTGTTACCGGATCCTGGATAGTACAACCCATAGCTGGTGCCAAGTTCCAGACACGCACCATTTGGGTGGATGTGAACCCAGCCCGCACCGTGATCGAGACCAATTACAACAACAACCGCCTCTCACAGGGCGTGATTGTGGTCGATAACCGTCCTGATCTCATGTTCGTGGGTACCTTGAATTTCACCTCTGGAAGCAGCGAGGTTACCGAAGCCGTATTGGGAGAGACAATAGTGATGAGAGTCTCTCTAAAGAACGATGGCTTCACTAATGCTATGGGTGTAAAGATCAGGTTTGAGGCGGGAGACTCTGATGGCTACTATATGACTCTCTTCATAGTCTCGCGCGATGTGAGAGCCAATGAGACGATAAGAATAGAACAGTCCTGGATAGTGAACACCACCACATCGGGGAACTATACCATCCGAGCGACAGTGGATTACAATAGTCAGGTCAATGAAACCAATGAGGGCAATAACATCCTGACTAAAACGTTCAGAGTGAATCCGCCTGTGCCTCAGATCAGCATTAGCGTGCCTCTTGGAGAGCAAAAAGTAGACTCCAATATCATCGTCTCGGGAGTGGTAACCAATTCGCGTACAGGGGCGCCATTGCCCAACCAAGCGGTGGTGCTGACCATAATGACCACTGGCCTGCCTAGGCCGATAATTGAGAATGTGACAGTTTACACCGGCCCATCTGGCGTATTCCAGGGCACTCTGCATATACCAGCCAATGTGAAAGAGGGCACTTATGTGGCTTCAGCGAGTGTAACCATTGACAATAAGACCGTCTCCGTGATGTCCGCAGGCTTCCAGATCGTAAGAGGCCCTTCGGAGACTTCAGTGCCCTTCTGGGTATGGTTGTTGATAATTGCCTTGGTGGTCCTGATAATAGTCGCATTCTCCTTCAAGCTCTACCGCGGCCTGGGGAGAATGGTGGAATGCGGTGAGTGCGGTGCCCTCATACCGGAAAGCTCAAAGCGTTGTCCCAAGTGTGGCGTGGAGTTCGAGACGGGCACAGCCAAGTGCAGCAATTGTGGTGCCTGGATCCCCGTCTCCTCTTCGGAGTGCCCTGAGTGCGGTGTGAAATTCGTATCCGAGCCTTTGCCCGAAGAGGAAAGTGATTACGTGCGCAAGATGAGGGAACAATATGAAGCCTACGTTGCGCCATTCCGAGAGCAGGGCAAACAGGCACTGGGGAAGAAATACAGTGAGGCGAAGTTCCAGGAATGGTGGAAGAAGCAGCCTTCGTACATTTCCTTCGAGAAGTGGCTTTCTCAGGAAGAGCAGAAGAGAAAAGCTGCTGGATCAGCTTTCCCTTGCCCCATCTGTGGTACTTTGAACCCTAAGGGTTCGAATATCTGCAGCAAATGCGGCACCGTGTTCGACAAGACTATGATGAGCGAAGCGCCTACTACCGCATCCACGGAGCAATCCTCGGAGCCCTCAAAGCCTGCTCGTCGGATAGTTCGCAGAGCTGCAGAAAAGAAAACCATCACCAAAAAGCCTGAGGAGGCGGGGCAGCCATCCGAAGAACAACAGCAACCAGAGGAACAGAAAGCTCAGTGAGCCAAACCTCAAACCTTTTCCTTACCTTTTAATATCGATCTTATTTGTTTCTTTTCAAGATCTTCAGAGACCAATGAAGGTTTAGAATTTTTTTTAGAAATCGGTCATCATTCACATTTGAAATCATCGAAAAACAAGACCTTGAAGTTAATCACCTTGTTTTCTTGGACCTCAACTCCCTCCAAAGCTAGTAGCGAAGCCTTGATCTTAATTTTTTCTGGATCCGAGCCATGATAGCCACCTAATCTTCCATCCGACATCACTACTCTGTGGCAAGGAAAGTATGGTGAATAAGGATTAGATCTTAATATGGCGCCTACCAACCTGTAAGCTCGCCCTAATCCTGATGCTTTGGCCAGAGCGCCATAGGTAGTCACCCTTCCTTGGGGGACTTGGCTAAGGAGCTCGTAGACTCTCTTGGCTTTTTGCGTGGTCTCTATTCTCATATGTTCTTGCATCGTGCGTTCGCTTTTTGAAGACAAACTTTCCTTGGATAGGATAAATTATTTTAAGGGAGTTCTTGCATCTTCTCCCGAATCTCCTTGGCAACACGTTCTGGATCCTTATAATAGCCGGAGATGACTTTTGCCACCTGGCGATAATTATCGAATCCAGCCTTCTTCATGTATTCTAATATGTCCA
This region of Methanomassiliicoccales archaeon genomic DNA includes:
- a CDS encoding CARDB domain-containing protein — its product is MSSSIENRIISFAIVWCLVTSLFAGLLIVVPEESEAALPSILPNGDVIIGSDYEFSTWPINPNLNGAEIKMRGNLTIRSGGIVTINDGTLSFAQDIGMDRIPGTADDHVYKLIIEDGGRLILNRATLTTHLDTIFNYPSLGVLVRNGGVLQATDSVLKFPGHIVVDSSQLVLTDSVVTGHLSTDISKYCIPSYFPSDFFDDSAVILSVSSTCTLMNSRVERIYENSSVPLPPSTYNHNYPFASDDATRNLVQYTLSRNVNSFTAANTAMGPLVNITMDDSRYVMVGPGQTLSLGSVAIDGLVFPASTSYSITMHVKYKTDLGYDGTSYFLWSYENGALTTTTIQPRDTHLSYDPNVNIEAVESFAMPAMSSADLRNLNISFSNNAVSSPGFVYINRVWFDITFSLPTYRNITMAGSSSLIALDTYLDVDFNNDRIAHNQLNVRDASNAYLYGVWGDVEEEDIEYERVPAYFISSGTTSAYPISKGTLDNTTSSLATLRSVDGVYYDVAANQVMALENFNVGDISGPLSAVTLTVSVRVAAGYVVDQYVKWGTSWSLLYNTSIRPSSTTLTTYNFDLYSAGITDVSKLNNLKISFTNTRAQLVQFDRIAITVETGPAIYVYRWADVNAVDEQQLPISGAFVNATLLSNGGQAYYYTPSGVSPVPPSEVLSYLNRNTENYKITNESGSVMLPLLSDILTRTDQLPNLVPIHGYNLFINYTNVSSVFYSGQVAISFDSYPAIGKENQTRIIEFTMPDLYLDRPDLQINSMSVAPSTIFVDDIATISVQVRNNGLTGARNVVVNLTDSLSTWTGEQTVGIIGPGATVEVQFSWVATPAGMHTITARVDPKNVVAESSEVNNERSLSFTVLANLPELSVTSTDISFTPQPAFSNSPVTTTVVVSNALGRADAKDVTVSFYIGDPRTSGQLIGTNIINVTKGAANTTNFVWTPTEIGTYDIYVQVNAGQSPKEYSYANNLASRAITVDLSLMDTDLVVDDSNVVTFSGASFSQRGRVIVMEQGTLIIRSATFTMFEDYDGQFQIYVMDQGRLIIEGATLATTKSIWMYVMEDAIVWVNDSLLSDGLKIKLDGYSQFSIERSTVHAELVAPTSSNSILRASSTTFTKSLSSFGGKAIAYLTSVSTPSLVAKENALIYHYRNIEVTVVDLANNRIAGAEVVLRYYVNRSDVSAAVTNVAGALRFAALCDVITATGSMYHGRYALNASYAFMARTYYASEAAVSLSPYSAPLSVSDAKITLVIQAIIPISEWDIIVDDNNIVELEGTTFNHRGRVIVMDNGALRIRNGGLAIDQDSNYQFQIFVQDNGRLELYKATLSSDFNIWLYASGNAVVRIEESTVHSSVIMRLDGLSKVYLLNSTIGSGISAPSSSSARVWAWNTTFLTSWNAFGGNAVAYLVSVRVPALRPIEGALVLHYRWVKATVLDGNNYAIPNAVVQIRFYVNGTLFSSVRASADGTVLFAALCDRIDANGANYLGNYRLNATYWFQGTPYESSVVPVSLAPYAEPLSALSYVKSISIPSALPDLDPPIFVSNSQPYRNENVTITTHVTNVGVVDANNVMVRFKDGTSVISDIIVPKISPGETVIVSVVWRASYPLGLHNISVVIDPLNLIKELTVDDNTNWTLVEVRGVVDLYISEVDVTVTPASPTTNSSASITVVVHNSGDIAASNVNVSFTDVMPGGQQVLIGYALIPTVPGLGGTGAASVSWVPTIPGNHVLIIRVNVGIPPIPEQITSNNNVSYPVIVRNYADLTPSSITFRPLTAIYVGNQVFVDAAIANIGQTAAANVVVNFWEGSIGTGRLFDTKTISSVASGQTVTVTGSWIVQPIAGAKFQTRTIWVDVNPARTVIETNYNNNRLSQGVIVVDNRPDLMFVGTLNFTSGSSEVTEAVLGETIVMRVSLKNDGFTNAMGVKIRFEAGDSDGYYMTLFIVSRDVRANETIRIEQSWIVNTTTSGNYTIRATVDYNSQVNETNEGNNILTKTFRVNPPVPQISISVPLGEQKVDSNIIVSGVVTNSRTGAPLPNQAVVLTIMTTGLPRPIIENVTVYTGPSGVFQGTLHIPANVKEGTYVASASVTIDNKTVSVMSAGFQIVRGPSETSVPFWVWLLIIALVVLIIVAFSFKLYRGLGRMVECGECGALIPESSKRCPKCGVEFETGTAKCSNCGAWIPVSSSECPECGVKFVSEPLPEEESDYVRKMREQYEAYVAPFREQGKQALGKKYSEAKFQEWWKKQPSYISFEKWLSQEEQKRKAAGSAFPCPICGTLNPKGSNICSKCGTVFDKTMMSEAPTTASTEQSSEPSKPARRIVRRAAEKKTITKKPEEAGQPSEEQQQPEEQKAQ
- a CDS encoding MGMT family protein → MRIETTQKAKRVYELLSQVPQGRVTTYGALAKASGLGRAYRLVGAILRSNPYSPYFPCHRVVMSDGRLGGYHGSDPEKIKIKASLLALEGVEVQENKVINFKVLFFDDFKCE